In Pithys albifrons albifrons isolate INPA30051 chromosome 16, PitAlb_v1, whole genome shotgun sequence, a genomic segment contains:
- the UQCRC2 gene encoding cytochrome b-c1 complex subunit 2, mitochondrial, which translates to MPRGTAPGACPERRPRGTAAIPRAFSRAFPRTFSRTFPRTPPGHPQDIPRTPPGCPVRAPPAVPGRGRRSAQAHIAAVPARGRCSRWLLRQSSRVRGGPAGRARRGACREGGAVPAAPPSCPVRGRAEGRGTMRGFSGAAGSLSKRFYSLKVAPKVKTSASAAKVKLSPESEDLEITKLPNGLVIASLENYSPASRIGVFIKTGSRYETTSNLGTAHLLRLASNLTTKGASSFRITRGIEAVGGSLSVSATREKIIYSVECLRDYVDTVMEYLLNVTTASEFRPWEVADLQPQLKVDKAIAFQNPQVGVLENLHAAAYKNALANPLYCPDYRVGKITSEQLHHFVQNNFTSGRMALVGIGVKHSDLKQVAEQFLNIRSGAGASGAKAVYRGGEIRKQNGDSLVHAAIVAEGAAVGSAEANAFSVLQHVLGAGPLVKRGSHVTSKLAQGVAKATSQPFDASAFNVNYSDSGLFGIYTISQAANTGEVIKAALNQVKAVAQGGVTDADVTTAKNQLKANYLMSVETSQGLLNEIGAESLVSGTHTSPSVVAQKIDSVATADVVNAAKKFISGKKSMAASGDLGNTPFLDEL; encoded by the exons ATGCCCCGAGGGACCGCCCCGGGGGCCTGCCCGGAGCGACGGCCTCGAGGCACAGCCGCGATCCCGCGGGCATTCTCGAGGGCATTCCCCAGGACATTCTCCAGGACATTCCCCAGAACACCCCCAGGACACCCCCAGGACATCCCCAGGACACCCCCAGGCTGTCCCGTCCGCGCTCCCCCGGCGGTGCCCGGCAGGGGGCGCCGCTCCGCGCAGGCGCACATTGCGGCGGTGCCCGCTCGGGGGCGCTGTTCCCGCTGGCTGCTCCGCCAGAGCAGTCGAGTTCGGGGCGGGCCGGCCGGAAGGGCGCGGCGCGGGGCGTGCCGGGAAGGAGGGGCTGTCCCTGCGGCACCGCCATCTTGTCCTGTCCGCGGCCGAGCAGAGGGTCGGGGGACCATGAGGGGCTTCTCGGGGGCCGCGGGGTCCCTCTCG AAGAGATTTTACTCACTTAAAGTAGCTCCTAAAGTTAAAACCTCAGCAAGTGCAGCAAAAGTAAAGCTGTCTCCAGAGTCTGAGGATCTTGAG aTCACAAAATTACCAAATGGCTTAGTTATTGCATCTCTGGAAAACTATTCTCCAGCTTCAAGAATCGGTGTGTTTATTAAAACAGGCAGCAGATATGAAACCACCAGTAACCTGGGAACTGCCCACCTGCTTCGTCTTGCATCTAATTTG aCCACTAAAGGAGCGTCCTCTTTCCGGATCACTCGTGGCATTGAAGCTGTTGGGGGCAGCCTGAG tgTGTCCGcaacaagagagaaaattatttactCTGTGGAATGTCTGCGAGACTATGT AGATACAGTAATGGAGTATCTGCTTAACGTCACCACAGCATCAGAGTTCAGACCATGGGAAGTAGCTGATCTTCAGCCACAATTAAAAGTTGATAAAGCAATTGCGTTTCAGAATCCTCAAGTTG GAGTGCTGGAAAACTTGCATGCTGCAGCTTACAAGAATGCTCTGGCAAACCCCTTGTATTGTCCAGATTACAGAGTTGGAAAAATTACATCTGAGCAG CTTCACCATTTTGTACAGAACAATTTCACAAGTGGGAGAATGGCTCTTGTAGGAATAG GTGTAAAGCACTCTGACTTAAAGCAAGTTGCAGAACAATTCCTAAATATCCGAAGTGGAGCTGGTGCTTCTGGTGCAAAGGCTGTCTATCGAGGGG GAGAAATCAGAAAACAGAATGGTGATAGCCTTGTCCACGCTGCTATTGTagcagaaggagctgctgttgggagTGCAGAAGCAAATGCCTTCAGTGTCCTTCAGCACGTTTTAGGTGCAGGGCCCCTTGTCAAGAGGGGAAGCCATGTCACCAGCAAACTGGCCCAGGGTGTTGCTAAAGCAACTAGCCAGCCATTTGAT GCTTCTGCGTTTAATGTTAATTACTCTGATTCTGGGCTCTTTGGGATTTATACCATATCCCAGGCTGCAAATACTGGGGAG GTCATTAAAGCTGCTTTGAACCAGGTAAAGGCAGTTGCTCAGGGTGGTGTCACTGATGCTGATGTCACAACAGCAAA AAATCAGCTGAAGGCCAACTATTTGATGTCAGTGGAGACTTCTCAAGGGTTGCTAAATGAAATTGGCGCCGAGTCCCTCGTTTCTGGCACACACACTTCACCATCTGTTGTTGCTCAAAAAATCGACTCTGTAGCCACTGCTGATGTTGTGAAT GCTGCAAAGAAGTTCATCAGTGGGAAGAAATCAATGGCAGCTAGTGGGGATTTGGGAAATACTCCTTTCCTTGATGAgctgtaa
- the LOC139679621 gene encoding ketimine reductase mu-crystallin-like yields the protein MPAYSAADDALTTKLLTLYEHQKDSSAPSHQAIILLFDPRDGTLRAVLDGSVITAKRTAAVSAIATKLLMPPLAEVLCILGAGVQAYSHYEIFTELFPFKEVRIWNRSREKAEKFASSVRGPVHVCSSAQEAVVGADVIVTVTMATAPILAGAWVKAGAHINAVGACRPNWRELDDELMKNCVLFVDSREAALTESGDVILSGAEIFAELGEVLNGTKPALPEKTTVFKSLGMAVEDAVAAKFVYDSWSAAN from the exons ATGCCCGCGTACAGCGCTGCGGATGATGCGCTGACAACCAAACTGCTGACTTTGTATGAGCACCAGAAGGATTCCTCTGCCCCTTCTCACCAAGCGATTATTCTATTGTTTGACCCGCGCGATGGTACTTTGAGAGCT GTCCTGGATGGCAGTGTCATCACAGCAAAACGAACAGCTGCAGTTTCTGCCATTGCTACCAAG TTGTTAATGCCACCTTTGGCAGAGGTGCTGTGCATTTTGGGAGCTGGTGTTCAAGCCTACAGCCATTACGAAATCTTCACAGAACTGTTCCCATTTAAGGAG GTGAGGATCTGGAATCGCAGcagggagaaggcagagaagTTTGCCAGCTCTGTCCGTGGGCCCGTGCATGTTTGCTCCTCGGCTCAGGAGGCTGTTGTTGGGGCTGATGTGATTGTCACAGTCACCATGGCAACCGCCCCCATCCTGGCTGGGGCCTGGGTGAAGGCAGGTGCCCACATTAATG CTGTTGGAGCATGCAGACCAAACTGGAGAGAACTGGATGATGAACTCATGAAGAATTGCGTTCTGTTTGTGGATTCCAGAGAGGCTGCTCTTACAGAATCAGGAGATGTTATTTTATCAGGG GCAGAGATTtttgctgagctgggagaggtgCTGAATGGGACAAAACCTGCCCTGCCTGAGAAAACAACAGTGTTTAAGTCATTGG GGATGGCAGTTGAAGATGCAGTAGCAGCAAAATTTGTCTATGACTCGTGGTCAGCTGCAAACTAA